The region GGTATATTCGTATTACCTTAATTCCCCCGCCTGTCGAGCCGGTCGAACCTCCAATGAACATGAGCATCAGAATCAGAATCTTTGCCGAGTCGCCCCATGCGTCAAAGTCAGCTGTGGTGTATCCCGTCGTGGTCATTATACTTGCAACCTGGAAGAATGAGTATCTTATCGATTCGAGCAAATCGTAGTTGCCCAGGTTCATCGCTGTCAGCACGATTCCCGAGAGTATGAGGATAAATATGTAAAACCTGAATTCCACATCTCTGAGGAATTTTGGCTTCCCGGTCAGCAGGAGATAAATTAGAACGAAATTTGTACCGCCAAGAACCATGAAAACGAAAATTGTGAATTCAACTGCCGGGTTGTTGAAATACGCCACGCTCTCCGTGTGCGTCGAGAATCCCCCGGTGGACAGGGTTGTGAATGTGTGGTTTACCGCATCAAAAAATGAAACACCAAGCAGTTTCAGAAATGCGATTTCGAGGACAGTCAGTATCATGTAGGTCGCATACAGTCTTAATGCAGTGTCTCTCATTTTCGGCCTTATTTTCTCTATTTTCAGTCCGGGAACTTCAGCCTGTAGTAAAGTCTCCCCTTTCTTTGAGAGGGCAGGAAATATTGCGACGAAGAGGACGACGATACCCATACCACCGAGCCACTGTGTTAAGCTTCTCCACAGGAGCAGTGATCTGGGGAGGTTTTCAACTCTGTCAAAAATGGTGGCACCGGTTGTCGTGAATCCGGACATGGTTTCAAAGAAGGCATCTATGAAACCCACTCCGTAGTGGATGTATGGAATGGAGCCAACAAGAACTGTTATGAGCCATCCAAGTCCCACGATGGCGTATCCTTCCTTGTACTTTGCGTACTCGCTCTCAGGTTTTGATGCGACATAGAACGCAATCCCAAGCGCCATCGAAATGATCATGGGTATTATGAATGCAGAAAGATCTTCTCCGTATATGTGGGCGGATATAAGTGGCAGGATGAATATGAAAGAATAGTAAATCGAAATCTGGCCCAGATAATTGACCACCAGTTTGGTGTTCATGCCATCAGCCTTTTTTTCACCTTTTCTACGTTCTCCCACGTGGTTATGATGTATACCAAGTCTCCTCTGCTAATCTCTGTATCTCCCTTGGCGATCTCGATCTCGCCCTCTCTTCTGATTGCGACAATTATTGTGCTTTCGGGGAGCTTTATCTCTGAGACTTTTTTCCCATCAATTCCGCTCTCTATTTCAAGAACCACAACGCCCTCTTTCACCTCTCCAATCGCCCTTATGTCCATCAGCCTGAGGAGCTTCATAACCTCAAGGTATGTTGCCCTTCTTGGAGATACAGCAGCGTCAACACCCACCTTCTCAAACAGAGGTATGTACTCCTTCTTATCCACCTTGACAAACGCCTTTTTTGCCCCAAGACTTTTCGCAAGGAGTGCGATGAGCAGATTTTTCTCATCGCTTTCGGTGGCAACGATTGCGATGTCTGCCTTGTCAATCTCCTCCTCCATCAGCAGGTCTATGTCAGTTGCGTTTCCGACAATGACCTTTGTCCTTTTCAATTCCTTTTTTGCCCTTTCAGCGATACTCTCGTCGAGATCTATCATCTTGATGTTCAGATTGGATTTCTCGAGTATTTTTGCAGTGTATACTCCAATCTCACCTGCCCCCACAATGAAGACGTTTCTCACAACTGGCTCGCCTATCACTCCTCTGAGAACCTGAATTTCCTCCTTTTTTCCAAATACTGCCAGTATGTCTCCGGGTAGGATTTCTGTATTTCCTCTCGGGAGCAGGATTTTGCCTTTTCTGTGTATTGCAGCCACAATCACATTTTTCGGGAACCCTGCATCGGCAATTGTTTTTCCTGCAAGGAGTGAATCCTCCCTCACCGCCATCTCCACAAGTATGGCATCCTCAAGCTCTGCAAATTCCACAGAGCCGGGAATCGTTACCAGCCTTGCAAGATAACTGGCGAGGACGAGGTTGGGGCATACAAGGACATCGTATCCCACGGGGTGGTTCCTTATCACCGGCATGTCTGCATATTCTGGCTTGTCTACCCTTACGATGACGGTTTTAACTCCCAGCTTTTTTGCAGCTAAGGCTGAGAGCAGGTTTATCTCGTCGTTGCCCGTAACTGCAAGAAACAGATCTGCAGACTCAATACTTGCTCTTTTGAGTACAGCAACGTTTGCTGCGTTTCCCATCACAACCTCCACATTCAGCTTGTCAACTTCCTGGGCTTTTGATAGGTCACTCTCGATTACCGTGACATCATAGTCTTCCGCAAGCTCTTTTGCGATGTTGTATCCCACCTCGCCGGCTCCGGCTATCACTATCCTCATTGTGTATCCCTCTCGAATATCTTGGCTATTAATATACTTATCTCATACATCACGACAACCGCTGCAAGCACAATCATCTGGGTAACCCCCGTAAAATCGAGTGTGAGGTTTGTGGCGAGGATGAACACAACCACATATACGATCAGGCGTTTATCTCTCAGCCACCTGTGACTGATAAGCCCCAGTTTTACGGCTATGAGTGTTACAACCGGGATCTGAAACGATAACCCTACTGAGAGGGACAGCTTTACCGCATTGTTCAGGGCTTTTCTCACTGACAGAAACGGCTCGGCACCAAAGTACTCAACAACCGTAACGCTGTAGAGCTTTGGCAGAATTATGTAGTATGAAAAGAGAACGCCTATTAAAAATGTGACGTATGAGAATGGTGCAAGCCTCCTGACGAACTCCCGCTCGTGAGGATAGAGCCCTGGCTTCATGAACAGGTATATCTGGTAGATTATCCAGGGATATGTTGCCAGAAAGGCGAGAAATGCGGAAATCAGAATTCTTGCAATCATGTATTCGGTTGGTGTGTAAACGACCATGTCCTTTTCGGGGAAAAGCTGCTGCCAGAGGAAAGTCAGTATTCTGTCGGAAAAGTAAAAGAATGCTCCCGTGACCAGGAAGAAGGGTATGACGCCCTTTGTAACCCGTTCTTTCAGCTCGGCAAGATGTTCTCTAAGTTCCATGTCCCTGTCTTCAGGTGGCTGCACAGCAGGGTATATGCACGGCTACTTAAAAAATCATCCATGCTTTATGGAAACTGATTTATTTTTGTCCCCGAAATTTCATTCAATGCATCTCACGAAGGATGAAGAAAAGCTGCTCGAAAGTGAGAACGAAACGGTAAGAAAGTGCATGGAAATTCTTGTGGCTCTCGGAGAGATTTACGGGGCTGAAAGGCTCGTGGAGATAAAATCTGCTCAAATTTCTGGAATATCCTACGGAAATATTGGCGATGCCGGGCTTGAATGGCTGGAAACCCTGAACGCCAAGGTTGTGGTAAAGAGTTACGTGAATCCTGCTGGCATGGACATTGAAAAATGGCAGGAGATGGGTATTGACGAGGGATTTTATGAAAAGCAGATGAGAGTACTCAGCGCTCTTAAGAGGCTGGGTGTGGAAATGACGCTTACGTGCACACCCTATTACATCGATACGCCCTCGTATGGGGATCATCTTGCATGGGCTGAAAGCTCTGCTGTGATTTACGCCAACTCTGTGATTGGGGCGAGAACCAACAGAGAGAGCGGAATTTCTGCCCTGGCTGCAGCGATCGTCGGTAAAACTCCAATGTATGGTTTGCATTTAAAGGAAAACAGGGCTCCGGAGGTCAGGATAGTTGTCAGGGGGGTTGAGCCAGCGTATGCCGGGTACGAAGTCGGGAAGCTGGTTGGTGCCAGTATCCCCTTCGTGGAGTTTGACAGAACACTTTCCAGGGATGAACTCAAGGCGTTTGGTGCCGCACTGGCTGCAAGTGGAGGAGCGGGCATGTTTCATGTCAAAGAACAAACTCCCGAATGGGAGGATTTCAGCATTCCGGAAGAAAAAATTGAGTTCGAGCCTGATGGAGAGCTCAGGGGATGTGAACCTGACCTCATAGCCATTGGATGTCCCCATTTATCACCTGAAGAGCTTAAAGAGATCCACTATCTTCTCAAGAGACATGGCAGGGTTAAAAGGGAGGTATGGCTCTTCACATCGAGATCGGTAATGAAGGAGCATGCAGAGCTTGTTGAAAAAATAAGGAGTTTTGGAGTCAGGGTTTTTGCAGACACATGCATGGTCGTCTCACCGGCGAGTGAGAGGTTTGAGTGTGTGATGGTCAATAGTGGGAAAGCTTTTGAGTATCTGCCCAAGCTGAGAGGAGTAAAGGCCATTTTTGGTTCTGTAGAGGAGTGCATAAGGAGGGCTGCCGAATGAAACTCAGAGTGAGGAGCATTTCAAGGGGAAGGGCTGAAGGTTATGCGATTGTTTCGAAGAAACCGGTATCCTTTCTGGGGGATGTCAATCCAGAAACCGGAGTAATTGTTGATTCGAGCAGCGATATTTATGGGGAGAGCATAGCTGGAAAGATATTCGTCTTTCCTGAAGGCAGGGGATCTACCGTTGGCACGTACATCCTTCTGAGGATGAAAAAGAATGGATGCGCCCCTGCGGGGATTGTGATGGAAAAAAGCGAGGCTATTGTTGCTGTTGGTGCCATAATTGCGGAGATCCCGCTGGTGGACATGCCGGAAGCTGATGGTTTTGATATGATCCAGTCCGGGAATTTTGTCAGAATCAATGCCGATGAGGGGTGGATTGAGGTTGAGAGAGAAGATTGAGAGATATTTTCACGTTTACTATCACGAAAAAGGAGAAGATTTTGAGAGGTATTATGTTCTGCCTCTTGTGAATCTCAATTCGGAGGAGGTGCAGTATCTCTTTCAGGAACTCTCTGAGAACTACGACGTGAGGTTGAAGACGCATTTCGGTGAGTTCATTCTGGAACTGAAAAGGAGGAAGGAAAGTTACAGGTTGAACGTAATACTGTTCATCGCAACCTTTGCGAGCATCACGTTTACCGGGTCCACGTTTTATGGCTCATTTGATTTAATTCTCGGTCTGAAATTTGCAGTTGCCCTCATGTTCGTTCTGGGGAGCCATGAGATGGGCCACTTCATCGCGTCAAAGAGATGGGGGATGAAGGCATCACTGCCATACTTCATCCCCTTTCCAACGATCATAGGCACTCTGGGTGCGGTAATCAGGCAGAGGGGTGTGATAAAGAGCAGGCGGGCATTGCTGGAAATAGGTGCTTCCGGTCCGCTTGCAGGAGTTGTGGCGGCACTGATTGTGACATATATAGGATTGAAACTGCCAGTTCCCGAACTAAGTGTAGAGGGTGGGGGCGGAATAATGCTCGGAGAGCCCCTGCTGTTCAGGTTCGTGGCAAACGTTGCCGGATTTACTGGAGAGTACATCCATCCCGTCGCCTTTGCGGGCTGGGTGGGGATGTTTGTTACTGCCCTGAATCTAATTCCTGTTGGCCAGCTTGATGGAGGACATGTGATGAGGGCGATGCTGGGGAACAGGGCTGATGCGATTTCGAGGATTTTTCCGTTTGTTCTCCTCGCTGCAGGGTATCTCTTCAAAGATTCGGGGGGGATCTGGTTCTTCTGGGCAATACTGGCATTCTTCTTTTCTATGCAGAGACATCCAAAGCCATACGATGACAGTCCGCTGCCCCTGAAGTATCTCCTTCTAGGAATAGTGACGTTTGTGGTCGGGGCCTTATGCTTCACACCGGTTCCCTTCAAATTTGTGGAAGGCTTATAAAGGATGGCGAGGGAGTTAGACTGTGAGATTGCATGAAATGCTTGCGAACATCCTGGATTCAACGCTCGAGTATGTAAGAACCGAGAGAATTGCGGCAATACTCATACCGATTGTAAACTCGAAACATCCTGAGATCGTAATGATCAAGAGGAAAAAGACACTGAGCAGGAGTGCGGGACACATCGCCTTTCCCGGTGGGATGAAGGACGAAGATGAAAGTCCGGTGGATACAGCTTTAAGGGAAACTGAAGAGGAGATTGGTGTTGATGCTGAAAAGGTTGAGGTTCTCGGTTTTCTGACTCCTCAGGAGGTTATTGAGCACAGGATAAAAATTCATCCTGTGGTGGGAGTGATTGATAAGGCAGAATTCATAAAAAATGATGCTGAGGTTGACAGAATTCTCGTCGACAGACTCGACCTCGTTCTCAAATCGAGACGAATTGCAGACTGGGGGCCTAATTTCGAGTGCGACGGAGAACTGGTATGGGGAGCATCGAGCAGAATACTTGATGACCTGTACATGAGGATAATTCGCAATTTTGGTGGCATAGATGCTTTTTTCGAAATGCTGGGTTGATCTTCTATTCTGCGAAACACAATTGCAGATTCGAAAAGTAATTTAAATTGAATTATTAAATTCCAATCTGAATGAAACTTCTGACCATAGGGACCGGGGATGCAGTGTGGATTGCGGACCTCTTTGCATCGAGGGGTGCGAGGGTAAACAACATAAGTCTTTTCAAGACGTTTGCGGTCGTAAACAGCGTTGATAAGCTCAAAGCAATAAGGCACGTTGATGATAAGCGGAGATTTTACACAGTTTTCAGAGATGGAGATGTTGACGTCAGAAGTGCGTTCAACAGCATTCTCTCATTCAACGAGCTTTACGAAGCATCCTTGGTTATATGCGATGTAGAGGATGAATTTTCCTTTTATTCGGCAGTGAGATTCGGAAACGAGCTGGAAGTTGTAACTGAAGAACCAAGGCTCTGCATCGCCATGATTCCTGAGCTTTCGGACGCTTCAAGCGTTTCAGTCTCTCTTCTGAGAGTGAGGAAACTGATGAGTTCATTCGACTATGTGTTTGTTTTTGAAAAAACTCCCGGGTTTGAGCGCAACCTGCTCAAGGCGTTCAATGTTCTCTCTCTTGTAGGTGAAATTGATGCGAGAAAACGGCTGAGCGGGGAGGTTGTCGTTGATACAAGCGACTTTCTCAATTCTCTGTCGGGGGACGGTGTAACTGTTACCGGGACTTCGGGAGAGATCTTGCCGTTCAAGATCATTAGAAGATTGAGGGCGAGGAGTTCAAGCACGACAATTGCTGAAAGGACTGAAAGGATGGTCAGGCTTTATGAAACCTCTCTGACCACCATTGGAGCGAGATTTGAGATAGAGAGTGCGAGAAAGGCTCTTGTGGTTTTTTCAGGAGATCCGGATGAAATCACGATGGACGGAATGTTTGAATGCATAAAGGCGATTGAGCGAATGAACCCCGAAATGCTCGTCAGGTATGGAGATTATCCAATCCCGAATTCGAGAGAAATAAATATTGTTACTGTTTTTTCTGGAATAAAGAAGTTCAGGTTATGATTTCCGCTCCGGTTTCGGTAACGATTACTGTATGCTCGGCCTGACTTACAGGCTCTTTGCTCACCTCTGAAAGCACGGGGTACGCTCTCAAAATTCCTTCTCTCACGAGCTTTGATATTATTATTTCTCTTGGATTCGAAAGCCACCTTTTCGCAAAAGGTAGCGTTCTGTACTTTTCAACCTCGGAAAGCAGCTCTCTTGCCATTTTCATTCTCACGGGTCTGCTGGAAATGACTGAATATATCTCAACCTCGCCTCTCTCTACGACTCTTCCCTTTCCGGGTGTCATAAATGGTTCGATGGCGAATATCATCCCCTCCTCCAGTTTCACACCCCTTTCTGTTTTATAGTTGTAGATGGACGGAGGGGCATGGGCAACGTAAGGCATGAAACCATGTCCCGTGAGGTTGTAAACAGGCTTGAAACCGAAATCTCTTGCAGTGTTCTCAATGGCCTCCCCTATTTCTGCCGTAGTTATTCCCGGCTCCACAATCTCAATGGCATTTTTAAGTGCCTCTTCAGCACACCTAACAAGCTCTTCATGGTCCCCAAGATCGATGGTTATCGCAGTATCGGCAATGTATCCGTCAATATGGGCACCTATATCCAGCTTAACGAGATCTCCGTCTTTAAAAACTCTTTCGTCACTTTTTGAAGGTGTGCAGTGTGCCGCATCCTCATTTAGCGAGATGTTGCACGGGAATGCAGGTTCTGCGCCAAGTTCTCTTATTCTGTTTTCCACAAACTCAGTAACTTCAATCATTCTGGTTCCTGGTTGGATAAGCTTTACTGCCTCCTCCCTAACTGTTTTCAGGATTTTTCCCGCCTCAACATGTTTTTCCATCATCTTCCCAGCCTCACATAATCTTCGAATTTTGTTAATATCTCAGATCCGCTTTTTTTAACAACGACGGTATCTTCAACCCTCACACCGCCAACTTTTTCGTAATACAGTCCCGGCTCTACTGTTATAACCATTCCTGCTTTAAGCTCTTCCCCACCATCAAATATTCTCGGCTTTTCATGTACCTCAAGCCCCACACCATGCCCGGTGGAATGTATGAAGCCCTCCCTTGATTTCTGTCTTGTTGTTCTGTATCCGTAAGATTCAAGGATATCACAGACCCTGAAATGTATGTCCTCACCATTTATGCCTTCCTTCACCATGGATATCGCCGTGTTTTTCGCTTCTATGCATGCCTTCAGCATGTCTTCAATTTCCTGGTTCTTCTCAATTACGACTGTTCTGGTAAAGTCTGAATGGTATCCTGTTTTTTTGCTTCCGGGGAATATGTCGAAAATAACATGACCCTCAACTCTCCCATGCCCGATATCGTGAGGGTAAGCACTGCTTGCCTTTCCAGCAATGATCGTGTCCTGGGCAAGGTAGCCCCTTTCATACAGGTGTGCTTCAACACTGTTTCTCAGCGTTTCGGAATCTCTTTCCTTCTCAAGCAGTTTCAGGAAGAACTGGAAGGCGCCAATAATGGCGTTGCTCACGTCCTTTATGTGTTCTATCTCCTCCGGGGTTTTTACTTTCCTCATGTCTGCATACGGGTTTTCCACAACCTCCACGTCAAAATTCTGTGCGAGCTTTTCATAGAGGAATGCAGGAAAATCGTCCGGAACGAGGATTTTTCTGGCATGATGTGTTTTGAGCAGCTCTATGTATGTCTCTGTGAGGGCATCTTTTGCGTTTTTACCCTCTTTTATCTTCTCATAGAATCCGAGATCGTTCAGACTTGCTATTTCTCTAACTCTACTCTCTTTTTCGGCCCTCCTTTTTTCCATCTCGCTGACAACAAGCAGCTCCGTGCCATCATCGCCTATCATGTAAAATGCGGGATCGGGAATCCAGAATTTTGTGGCGTAGCGAAAGTTTGCGTTTTTCGAGCTGGCATACATTATGAAAAACTGTGCATCCCTGTCCTTTAGCAGAGAGAAGATCATGTCCCGTCATTATCTCAGGAGGTTATAAAATTTGGGGCGGATTGAATGGTGAGGGAATTTGCATTCCCAGAACGATTGCCAGCGCAATTTTTCCCCGGGCAGAGTGAGTATCGCCCGGACTTTCTTTCCACTTTCCACTGAATTCTTGCCCGGCATCAATCACCAAAAAATTGATAAATCGCTTCAGTGGCTTGGAGTGATAAGGGCCGGTAGCTTAGCCAGGCAGAGCACGGGACTCTTAATCCCGGTGTCGGGGGTTCAAATCCCCTCCGGCCCGTCTTAAAATTGTTTGGGGAGTATGCCAAGGTGATTTGTCCATTCTAAGAATTCTATGAGTCTGGCTTCGAGGTTAGATGTAATATGGGATGTTGAAATTCGGGAAGACATAATAAGATTATGGAATTTTTAAAAAATGAGATTATCTTTCGGAGAGTTGTCCACCTAAATAATAAATGTTTCTTTACCAGATTTCTACAGACTCCGCTCAAAAGTATGTTATATGGTGTGACGCCGGTGAGAATAACTTAGATGATTGGGTGAAAGATTATGCAGAAAAATACCTCTGACATAGATACTTTTAAAACATCAAAAAATCCATAAGTGGTAATATGGGATTAAACAATAGGAGAGTACCAATAATCTTGCTTATCTTTTCTTCCATGATAACAGGTGCGGGTTACTGGATGGCAATACATCCTATTAAAATTTCAATCAGCACAGTCACACTTGGGCTTCATATTTTTGCGATTGGTGTGTTACTTTTTGCTCTTTCTATAGTCGTTATTGTTAATGAGATGTTCATAAAAAAGGTGATTGAAAGAAGGGTTCCAAAAAACGATAGAAACCAGTATATGGCAAGCTACATTGCGGGAGTGTATGGTGGTTTAACTGTTTATGCAATCAATTTTGTTTTATCGTCTAAATCTTTCAGTGGGGCATTGTGGGCAGGTATCGGGTTTTTCTTTCTGTTTGTTGTTATGGGCTTGTTTGGATTGACTGCACTTGCTTTTACTTTAGAAAAATAGTGGTACCACCTCATTCCGATTGAACTAGAACATTTTTTCTAAAAAACCTCTCAAAAAGTTTGTTTTTTGTGTTGCAAAGGCGAAATTTGGTTAGGGCTGAACAAAGACAGTATATTCAAGAATTGTCCAGTAATCATCGCGCTCAGGGTCGAAAGGATGCTTAAGTCCACTTTTATTCTCTGCCCATATCACCACTGTATAGAAACCAGGACCTTTAATCGGTCTTATTTTAAAGGAGATATCGAACTTTTGGCCAGCTAAGGTCCATTTTAAAGGTCTCCACGTCTCGATATCCTCGTAATAGGCTCGTCCTGGGACTACACCAGCAATAGGGTCCCCTATGTCATAACTGTGCCTCTTATTGAATTCTTCTCTGGGTGGTGGATGGTAATATATCATGACTCCCTCAAACTTTACATCCTGGTTTAACTTCCCAGAAGCTGAAAACACCATATTGTCTACTTTGGGGACTTTAGTCCATTCTACATATTTTTTTGTCATGTGCAGAACCAGTACCATTCTATTCGAGTCCCAAGCAACACCAATATCGATGTAATTGTTGCTGGGATCTAAGAGAGAATCCCTATGCCCCCAGTTGGACAGCGCATCATCATAAATCATACTTTTAACGCTTTTTAAAGCGTAGTCAGCCACATCAGTTTGATCCAAAAGCCCTCCAACAATTCTATATTCGCCACAATTTTCTTCCATTGCATACAGTCCTCCTTTCTTGGTGTAATAGTAGAATGGAGGGTATCCTTCGGGATCATAATGGCCAAAATAATTTCGTTTAATCATATCCTCTGCCCTAAATTGGGCAATCCCAGTAGATATTAGTTCGACAGCCGGTAAACCTCTTTTCACTCTCTCTTTATTAAGGTATTCAAGAACTGCGTGGATGGTCTCATTTGTTATCTCCTCTCTTGATGGCGTTCTGATAACCTCTTGTAA is a window of Geoglobus acetivorans DNA encoding:
- a CDS encoding TrkH family potassium uptake protein yields the protein MNTKLVVNYLGQISIYYSFIFILPLISAHIYGEDLSAFIIPMIISMALGIAFYVASKPESEYAKYKEGYAIVGLGWLITVLVGSIPYIHYGVGFIDAFFETMSGFTTTGATIFDRVENLPRSLLLWRSLTQWLGGMGIVVLFVAIFPALSKKGETLLQAEVPGLKIEKIRPKMRDTALRLYATYMILTVLEIAFLKLLGVSFFDAVNHTFTTLSTGGFSTHTESVAYFNNPAVEFTIFVFMVLGGTNFVLIYLLLTGKPKFLRDVEFRFYIFILILSGIVLTAMNLGNYDLLESIRYSFFQVASIMTTTGYTTADFDAWGDSAKILILMLMFIGGSTGSTGGGIKVIRIYLLSLYSLNQILKSAEPRSVRLIKLNGEVVDWDILHNITAFFSLYVLIFVFSTFLVSLTGLDAISSISAVSATINNVGPGLGAVGATESYASLHPLAKVVLAFNMWIGRLELFTVLSLFIPSFWRERW
- the trkA gene encoding Trk system potassium transporter TrkA, which codes for MRIVIAGAGEVGYNIAKELAEDYDVTVIESDLSKAQEVDKLNVEVVMGNAANVAVLKRASIESADLFLAVTGNDEINLLSALAAKKLGVKTVIVRVDKPEYADMPVIRNHPVGYDVLVCPNLVLASYLARLVTIPGSVEFAELEDAILVEMAVREDSLLAGKTIADAGFPKNVIVAAIHRKGKILLPRGNTEILPGDILAVFGKKEEIQVLRGVIGEPVVRNVFIVGAGEIGVYTAKILEKSNLNIKMIDLDESIAERAKKELKRTKVIVGNATDIDLLMEEEIDKADIAIVATESDEKNLLIALLAKSLGAKKAFVKVDKKEYIPLFEKVGVDAAVSPRRATYLEVMKLLRLMDIRAIGEVKEGVVVLEIESGIDGKKVSEIKLPESTIIVAIRREGEIEIAKGDTEISRGDLVYIITTWENVEKVKKRLMA
- the tatC gene encoding twin-arginine translocase subunit TatC, with translation MQPPEDRDMELREHLAELKERVTKGVIPFFLVTGAFFYFSDRILTFLWQQLFPEKDMVVYTPTEYMIARILISAFLAFLATYPWIIYQIYLFMKPGLYPHEREFVRRLAPFSYVTFLIGVLFSYYIILPKLYSVTVVEYFGAEPFLSVRKALNNAVKLSLSVGLSFQIPVVTLIAVKLGLISHRWLRDKRLIVYVVVFILATNLTLDFTGVTQMIVLAAVVVMYEISILIAKIFERDTQ
- a CDS encoding aconitase X, producing the protein MHLTKDEEKLLESENETVRKCMEILVALGEIYGAERLVEIKSAQISGISYGNIGDAGLEWLETLNAKVVVKSYVNPAGMDIEKWQEMGIDEGFYEKQMRVLSALKRLGVEMTLTCTPYYIDTPSYGDHLAWAESSAVIYANSVIGARTNRESGISALAAAIVGKTPMYGLHLKENRAPEVRIVVRGVEPAYAGYEVGKLVGASIPFVEFDRTLSRDELKAFGAALAASGGAGMFHVKEQTPEWEDFSIPEEKIEFEPDGELRGCEPDLIAIGCPHLSPEELKEIHYLLKRHGRVKREVWLFTSRSVMKEHAELVEKIRSFGVRVFADTCMVVSPASERFECVMVNSGKAFEYLPKLRGVKAIFGSVEECIRRAAE
- a CDS encoding DUF126 domain-containing protein produces the protein MKLRVRSISRGRAEGYAIVSKKPVSFLGDVNPETGVIVDSSSDIYGESIAGKIFVFPEGRGSTVGTYILLRMKKNGCAPAGIVMEKSEAIVAVGAIIAEIPLVDMPEADGFDMIQSGNFVRINADEGWIEVERED
- a CDS encoding site-2 protease family protein, with amino-acid sequence MREKIERYFHVYYHEKGEDFERYYVLPLVNLNSEEVQYLFQELSENYDVRLKTHFGEFILELKRRKESYRLNVILFIATFASITFTGSTFYGSFDLILGLKFAVALMFVLGSHEMGHFIASKRWGMKASLPYFIPFPTIIGTLGAVIRQRGVIKSRRALLEIGASGPLAGVVAALIVTYIGLKLPVPELSVEGGGGIMLGEPLLFRFVANVAGFTGEYIHPVAFAGWVGMFVTALNLIPVGQLDGGHVMRAMLGNRADAISRIFPFVLLAAGYLFKDSGGIWFFWAILAFFFSMQRHPKPYDDSPLPLKYLLLGIVTFVVGALCFTPVPFKFVEGL
- a CDS encoding CoA pyrophosphatase; amino-acid sequence: MRLHEMLANILDSTLEYVRTERIAAILIPIVNSKHPEIVMIKRKKTLSRSAGHIAFPGGMKDEDESPVDTALRETEEEIGVDAEKVEVLGFLTPQEVIEHRIKIHPVVGVIDKAEFIKNDAEVDRILVDRLDLVLKSRRIADWGPNFECDGELVWGASSRILDDLYMRIIRNFGGIDAFFEMLG
- a CDS encoding cell division protein is translated as MKLLTIGTGDAVWIADLFASRGARVNNISLFKTFAVVNSVDKLKAIRHVDDKRRFYTVFRDGDVDVRSAFNSILSFNELYEASLVICDVEDEFSFYSAVRFGNELEVVTEEPRLCIAMIPELSDASSVSVSLLRVRKLMSSFDYVFVFEKTPGFERNLLKAFNVLSLVGEIDARKRLSGEVVVDTSDFLNSLSGDGVTVTGTSGEILPFKIIRRLRARSSSTTIAERTERMVRLYETSLTTIGARFEIESARKALVVFSGDPDEITMDGMFECIKAIERMNPEMLVRYGDYPIPNSREINIVTVFSGIKKFRL
- the map gene encoding type II methionyl aminopeptidase, which produces MMEKHVEAGKILKTVREEAVKLIQPGTRMIEVTEFVENRIRELGAEPAFPCNISLNEDAAHCTPSKSDERVFKDGDLVKLDIGAHIDGYIADTAITIDLGDHEELVRCAEEALKNAIEIVEPGITTAEIGEAIENTARDFGFKPVYNLTGHGFMPYVAHAPPSIYNYKTERGVKLEEGMIFAIEPFMTPGKGRVVERGEVEIYSVISSRPVRMKMARELLSEVEKYRTLPFAKRWLSNPREIIISKLVREGILRAYPVLSEVSKEPVSQAEHTVIVTETGAEIIT
- a CDS encoding M24 family metallopeptidase yields the protein MIFSLLKDRDAQFFIMYASSKNANFRYATKFWIPDPAFYMIGDDGTELLVVSEMEKRRAEKESRVREIASLNDLGFYEKIKEGKNAKDALTETYIELLKTHHARKILVPDDFPAFLYEKLAQNFDVEVVENPYADMRKVKTPEEIEHIKDVSNAIIGAFQFFLKLLEKERDSETLRNSVEAHLYERGYLAQDTIIAGKASSAYPHDIGHGRVEGHVIFDIFPGSKKTGYHSDFTRTVVIEKNQEIEDMLKACIEAKNTAISMVKEGINGEDIHFRVCDILESYGYRTTRQKSREGFIHSTGHGVGLEVHEKPRIFDGGEELKAGMVITVEPGLYYEKVGGVRVEDTVVVKKSGSEILTKFEDYVRLGR
- a CDS encoding AN1-type zinc finger domain-containing protein, producing MTKCHHCGKETALPFRCKYCGNLFCEDCRLPPKHNCSGIDLWFRRASPSNLKREDEYIPVRFEPDMSRKTSRGPVKKRGKSRKIKLGYKKPKRKSGKLRILLLLMFIALLGIGGYYSNNLPIKVDDLDRILPNATQTEVVENVKEELSKAKKSVNQTLQEVIRTPSREEITNETIHAVLEYLNKERVKRGLPAVELISTGIAQFRAEDMIKRNYFGHYDPEGYPPFYYYTKKGGLYAMEENCGEYRIVGGLLDQTDVADYALKSVKSMIYDDALSNWGHRDSLLDPSNNYIDIGVAWDSNRMVLVLHMTKKYVEWTKVPKVDNMVFSASGKLNQDVKFEGVMIYYHPPPREEFNKRHSYDIGDPIAGVVPGRAYYEDIETWRPLKWTLAGQKFDISFKIRPIKGPGFYTVVIWAENKSGLKHPFDPERDDYWTILEYTVFVQP